Proteins from one Bacteroides zhangwenhongii genomic window:
- a CDS encoding DUF3791 domain-containing protein, which translates to MNKDKVDFISYSIGNLARRLHLSQKEVYNKLKSSGILYDYIIPSYDVLHTFSKEYLIEDLTSYMKEKGVLDT; encoded by the coding sequence ATGAATAAAGATAAAGTAGATTTCATCTCCTACAGTATAGGAAATTTGGCGAGACGGCTGCACCTTAGTCAGAAAGAAGTATACAACAAACTAAAATCATCGGGAATCTTGTATGATTATATCATACCTTCATACGATGTACTCCACACATTCAGTAAAGAGTATCTAATAGAAGACCTTACCTCGTACATGAAAGAGAAAGGAGTGCTTGACACATGA